A part of Primulina eburnea isolate SZY01 chromosome 10, ASM2296580v1, whole genome shotgun sequence genomic DNA contains:
- the LOC140803007 gene encoding AAA-ATPase At5g57480-like: MKEIWTTMASIMGVWAFCQSLLHTVFPPELRFASLKFFHRLFSYFSSYCYYDITEIDGVNTNELYNAVQLYLSSSASISGTRLSLTRGLNSSSITFGLSNNDRLIDSYKGVVIEWEHIVTQRQSQTFSWRPLPEEKRGFTLRVKKKNKQLVLSSYLDYVMEKANELRRRSQDRLLYTNSRGGSLDSRGHPWESVPFKHPSTFDTLAMDPLKKSEIMDDLVDFANGESFYQKTGRAWKRGYLLYGPPGTGKSSMIAAMANFLGYDIYDLELTEVNTNSELRKLLMKTSSKSIIVIEDIDCSINLTNRNKNGCSSGGSGSRKNNYDVSSLPGSEDAGNTITLSGLLNFTDGLWSCCGSERIFVFTTNHIDKLDPALLRSGRMDMHINMSFCSFSALKILLKNYLGYDEIDLEKEILEELEAVIDEAEMTPADISEILIKNRRDKRKAIGELLEKLKIKAENNRLKSRKKDDNGVEEDDEEQEKRALDSPKEGSDDQLQGNCSKFEENDGGIQENDDEKIH; this comes from the coding sequence ATGAAGGAGATTTGGACAACAATGGCTTCGATAATGGGCGTCTGGGCTTTCTGCCAGAGCCTCCTTCACACAGTTTTCCCACCCGAACTCCGCTTCGCTTCCCTCAAATTCTTCCACCGCCTCTTCAGCTATTTCTCTTCCTACTGCTACTACGATATCACGGAGATCGACGGAGTAAACACCAACGAGCTTTACAACGCCGTCCAGCTCTATTTGAGCTCTTCTGCTTCAATTTCAGGCACTCGTCTGAGCCTGACTCGGGGATTGAACTCTTCCTCGATCACCTTTGGTCTATCAAACAACGATCGTTTGATCGACTCGTATAAAGGGGTTGTGATAGAATGGGAGCATATTGTTACCCAGAGGCAGTCGCAGACTTTTTCTTGGCGCCCATTGCCGGAGGAGAAGAGGGGGTTCACTCTCCGAGTCAAGAAGAAGAACAAACAGTTGGTGCTCAGTTCTTATCTTGATTATGTCATGGAAAAAGCTAATGAATTGCGGCGGCGGAGTCAAGATAGGTTGCTTTACACCAATTCGAGAGGTGGGTCTTTGGATTCGAGGGGTCATCCTTGGGAATCCGTGCCGTTTAAGCATCCCAGTACTTTCGACACATTGGCCATGGATCCTTTGAAGAAATCTGAGATTATGGATGATCTTGTGGATTTCGCCAATGGGGAATCCTTCTATCAGAAGACTGGGAGAGCTTGGAAAAGAGGGTATTTGTTGTATGGTCCCCCAGGGACAGGTAAGTCTAGTATGATTGCCGCCATGGCTAATTTTCTTGGATATGATATTTATGATCTCGAGTTGACTGAGGTGAATACTAACTCTGAGTTGAGAAAATTGTTGATGAAGACTAGTTCGAAGTCCATTATTGTTATTGAAGACATAGATTGTTCCATTAATTTAACCAATAGAAACAAGAATGGCTGCTCTTCTGGTGGCTCTGGTTCAAGGAAAAATAACTATGATGTTTCATCGCTTCCGGGCTCGGAAGATGCCGGGAACACCATAACTCTTTCTGGGTTGTTGAATTTCACTGATGGATTGTGGTCTTGTTGTGGGAGTGAGAGGATTTTCGTGTTTACGACAAATCATATTGACAAACTTGATCCTGCGTTGTTAAGAAGTGGGAGAATGGATATGCACATAAACATGAGCTTCTGTTCATTTTCGGCTTTGAAGATTTTGTTGAAGAATTATTTGGGATACGATGAGATTGACTTGGAGAAGGAAATCTTGGAGGAACTGGAGGCGGTGATTGATGAGGCGGAGATGACACCTgctgatatcagtgaaatcttgATCAAGAATCGGCGAGATAAGCGTAAAGCAATAGGAGAACTGTTGGAGAAGTTGAAAATTAAGGCTGAAAACAATAGGTTGAAATCAAGAAAGAAGGATGATAATGGAGTggaagaagatgatgaagaaCAAGAGAAGAGAGCTCTGGATAGTCCTAAAGAGGGTAGTGACGATCAGTTGCAAGGAAATTGCAGTAAATTCGAGGAAAACGATGGTGGGATTCAAGAAAATGATGACgagaaaatccattga